Proteins encoded by one window of Nitrospira sp. SG-bin1:
- a CDS encoding alpha-glucan phosphorylase, translating to MKDPVCGMNVLQEQNLSATYRDRMFYFCSDLCRRTFLTDPETYLRQLEPAGTIGPSARRVAYFTMEVALDPAMPTYSGGLGVLAGDTLRSFADLKIPAVGVSLLYWNGYFEQKLDEWGNQHEQPVSWDPRGRLHLLPATVAVTIEARTVIVQAWQYDLVGVTGARVPVLLLDANRPDNAQQDRELSLWLYGGDDRYRLAQEIILGIGGIRMLQALGYTAVERFHMNEGHAAFLTLQLLRESTPAGSTEWDFLAVRRRCVFTTHTPVPAGHDQFGYDLVRRVMGNLLPLEVLQMLGGQDRLNMTLLGFNMSIYINGVAKRHGEVSQKMFPSHDIDSITNGIHSAMWTCESFQDLYDRSIPGWRTDPFSLRYTISVPNQEIWDAHIKAKARLLEEVRQRTQPQLRLDAFTIGFARRATVYKRADLIVSAPRELIDVAKKAGPLQIIFAGKAHPKDEPGKDMIRRIVQAAKQLERDVMILYLANYDMTLARLLTAGVDLWLNTPQRPLEASGTSGMKAAHNGVPSLSVLDGWWVEGHIEGVTGWSIGSRTMSQGIDQQEDARELYQKLHLTIVPMYYQSRDQWIDVMRYTIAFNASFFNTHRMVQQYAANAYV from the coding sequence ATGAAAGATCCTGTCTGTGGCATGAACGTCCTCCAAGAACAGAACTTGTCTGCGACCTATAGAGACCGGATGTTCTACTTCTGTTCCGATCTGTGCCGGCGCACGTTCCTCACCGATCCCGAGACATACCTGAGACAGCTCGAGCCGGCCGGGACGATCGGCCCCTCCGCCAGACGTGTAGCATACTTTACGATGGAAGTGGCGCTTGATCCTGCAATGCCCACCTACAGTGGAGGGTTGGGAGTTCTAGCGGGAGATACGCTCCGATCGTTTGCCGATCTCAAAATTCCGGCCGTCGGAGTCAGCCTCCTGTACTGGAACGGTTATTTTGAGCAGAAGCTGGACGAGTGGGGCAACCAGCACGAGCAGCCGGTGTCGTGGGACCCGAGAGGCCGACTTCACCTCCTCCCAGCCACAGTGGCCGTGACCATCGAAGCACGGACCGTGATCGTCCAGGCTTGGCAATACGATCTCGTCGGTGTCACGGGCGCCCGGGTGCCAGTGCTCTTGTTGGATGCCAATCGTCCGGACAATGCCCAGCAAGACCGAGAGCTGAGCTTGTGGCTCTACGGAGGGGATGACCGCTACCGGCTGGCGCAAGAAATCATCCTGGGCATCGGCGGCATCCGGATGCTCCAGGCTCTCGGGTATACCGCGGTGGAACGGTTCCATATGAATGAAGGTCACGCCGCTTTCTTGACACTCCAGCTCCTGCGCGAGTCGACTCCGGCCGGTTCCACGGAGTGGGACTTCCTTGCGGTGCGACGGCGCTGTGTCTTTACCACCCATACGCCGGTTCCAGCCGGGCACGATCAATTCGGGTATGACCTTGTTCGTCGGGTCATGGGGAACCTGCTCCCCCTGGAAGTGCTCCAGATGTTAGGTGGACAGGACCGCCTGAACATGACGCTCCTGGGTTTCAATATGAGTATCTATATCAACGGCGTGGCGAAGCGGCATGGCGAAGTCTCACAGAAGATGTTTCCTAGTCATGACATTGACTCCATTACGAACGGGATTCATTCCGCCATGTGGACTTGCGAGAGCTTCCAGGATCTTTACGATCGGTCGATTCCCGGTTGGCGAACCGATCCATTCTCTCTGCGCTACACGATCAGTGTCCCAAATCAGGAGATCTGGGACGCGCATATCAAGGCCAAAGCGCGGCTGCTCGAAGAAGTGAGGCAGCGCACGCAGCCGCAGTTGAGACTGGATGCCTTCACGATAGGCTTCGCTCGCCGTGCGACCGTATACAAGCGGGCTGATCTAATTGTGTCGGCGCCTCGTGAATTAATCGACGTGGCAAAAAAGGCAGGACCACTGCAGATCATTTTCGCGGGCAAGGCTCATCCCAAGGATGAGCCCGGTAAGGACATGATCCGCCGGATCGTGCAAGCGGCCAAGCAGCTCGAACGGGATGTGATGATTCTCTACCTCGCCAACTACGACATGACCCTTGCTCGGCTCCTTACGGCCGGCGTGGATCTCTGGCTGAACACGCCTCAGCGCCCGCTTGAAGCGTCGGGGACATCAGGCATGAAGGCGGCGCACAATGGCGTGCCAAGCTTGAGTGTGTTGGACGGCTGGTGGGTGGAAGGCCACATCGAAGGCGTAACGGGTTGGTCGATCGGCTCACGGACGATGAGCCAAGGGATCGATCAGCAGGAAGACGCGCGCGAGCTGTATCAGAAGCTGCATTTGACGATCGTGCCGATGTACTACCAATCACGGGATCAGTGGATTGACGTGATGCGCTATACAATCGCATTCAATGCGTCATTCTTCAACACTCACCGCATGGTGCAGCAGTATGCCGCCAATGCCTATGTGTAA